AGTTTCCGCAAGCTCCCGATATCGCAAAAATTCGTTCGTCGTTAGAGGGCGTAGGTCTTCCTGGAGCTACTGTGCAATCTTTCGGCGAAAAGAACGAGGTTTTGATTCGCATGCAGCAGCCTCAAGGCAAAGATGCCGTGGAGACCAACCGTTTGAACCAGGAAATGGTGACGAAGACCACGCAAGTTCTGCAAAAAGAGGCAGGACTTCCAGAGGATGGCGTTCGCCGCGTGGATTCTGTGGGCCCTCAGGTGGGTTCTGAACTCAAAACGCAGGCGATGTTAGCCACGTTGTACAGTCTTTTGATGATTCTCGTGTATGTCGGACTGCGGTTTGATTTTAGATACGCTCCAGGAGCCGTATTCTGTCTTTTCCATGATGCTATCATTACACTAGGGATTTACGTTGTCCTTGGGCGCGAAGTGAATGTGCAGGTTCTTGCTGGGGTTCTCACCCTGATCGGTTACTCTTTGAACGATACTCTGGTGAACTTTGACTTTATTCGGAACAACGAGCCGATCTATAAGGATAAAGGCTTTAATTTCGTGATCAACAAATCGGTCAACGAAGCCCTTGTCCGTACGATTTTAACGTCGCTAACGACCTTCATTTCTGCGACCTGCCTTTACATCTTTGGAACGGGCGCGATCGAAGAGTTGGCCTTTACACTAATGGTAGGTGTAGTGATCGGAAGTTACTCGACGATCTACATTGCCTCTCCAATGATTTTGATGACGGACAAGTTTTTAAAAAAGGTCACTGGCTAAGCTCACTAAAAACTCCACTGCGGATTTCGTAGTGGGGTGTCAACTCCGATTTTTTTTTCGATAATTCATTGGATAACAAAGGGGGGATTTTGATCACGGAATGGCGTCAGCGCGAAGTCCTCTCGACGACCGATCTCCCTTATACTGGGGCTCTTAAGGACTTCTTCTTAGCCCGCGGTTTCTCCTCCTCCGAAGCGATTGATCAATTTCTCAATTTTCAACTGAAAGACTTGCGAGATCCTCTCTCCATCATCGACATGCAGAAGGCCGTGGATCGCCTCGTGGATGCTTTTAAAAAACAAGAAACCATTTGTATCTACGCTGACTTTGACATGGATGGGACTCCGGGGCTCGCACTTGTCCTTGATGGATTATCCCAGTTAGGATTTAAAAATTTAATCCCCATTCAACCGGATCGCCATAAGGATGGCTATGGATTTCATACGCACATTGTAGAGAAGATCATTCAAGAGCATCGCGCCAGTTTGTTTGTGACAGTGGATTTAGGGATCACCGACGTCCTCACAGTTGAGGCGGCGAACGCGAAGGGTGTCGATGTGATCATCACGGATCATCACCAAGAGGCCGAACAGTTGCCTCGCGCCATCGCGGTGGTGAACCCTAATCGCAAGGATTGCACGTCGGGGCTCGGGCACCTCTGTGGAACCGGCGTGGGATTTTACTTGATCATGGCGCTCCGGCGCGAACTTAAAAATCAAGGGCTCCTCGAGAAGGATTTTGATGTCAAAACTCTTTTAGATTGTTTTGCCATCGCGACTCTCGCCGACATGGTCCCGGTGATTTATGAAAATCGCATTTTAGTGAAGCACGGTCTCCAGGTTTTGCAAAACACCAAGCGCTTTGGGCTAAAGGTTCTCTTGGAAGCGCTTCAGCTTTCGGAGAAAAAGCTCTCGAGCAGTGATGTGACGATCCGTTTTGTGCCCAAGCTCAATGCCTTGACTCGTCTTGAGTCGGAGATCAAGCCCATCGACGTCTTTCTTGTGAATGATCCGAGCAAAGCATTAGCGATGGTCGAGCGTGTTTTAGCGACGAACCAGCAACGAGTCAAAATCATGGCGGCCTGTGAAAAGGCTCTACAAAATAATTTAGAAAAAGATGAGGCCGACCGTTTTGTTTGGTCGTGGTCAAAAGAGTTTCACAAAGGGGTCATCGGATTGCTCGCCACCCAGATCGTGAAACGAAAACAGAAGCCGGCTTTTATTGGAACACTCACAGCCGCCGGTAAAATCGTGGGGAGCGCAAGAACTCCTGAGGAGAATCCGATCAGCGTTCTCGAGCCGCTCAAGTTTGCGAGCGCGACCCTCACAAAATTTGGTGGTCATCCTGCGGCCGCGGGCTTTGAGTTACTTCCCGAAAACGCCGAGGCGTTCCGGAACAAGCTCGAAGAGTTTTTCTCTTCAGTAGATCTCACCAATGAAAACCGAGTGTTGACCTACGACTTCTCGAGCACCTACGGAGAAATCCGTCAGTTTATGAGTTGGTGGGATAAGCTTGAGCCCTTCGGCCAGCATTTTTCGCCGCCGTTGATTCATTTAAAAGATGTCGAAGTCACGCAACTGCGTGAACTGAAAGGCGGTCATTTACGACTCACTCTGCGGTCCGAAAAATCAGAGTCGTTCGAGGCCATGTGGTTTGGTGCCAGTACCGAAGACCGCGTGCGAATTTTCGGAGACGAAGCCACCGCTAAAAAAATCACTCTTTTGGTGGAGCCCCAGTGGAATGAATACATGGGAACCCGCCGCGTTCAGTTGTTAATTAAAGACCTCAAAAGTCTTTAAAAGAGATTATATTTCATCCTATGGAAAACCGTTGGAGAAATCCCCAAACATCGGTTAAGACACGAGGCATGAAGTCCTCAGTTGTTCTCCTCTCTGCGGGTTTAGATTCGACGGTGAATCTGCTCCAAGCTCTTCGCGAAACCACGGTCAAAATGGTCATTACCTTTGATTATGGCCAGCGGGCGGCCGAACAGGAGATCTCGCGGGCGCGAAAGCTGTGCGAAAAGCACCAACTTCCCCATCGAGTGGTGGATCTTTCATTCTTTCAAAAGTTCTCTCAAAAAAGCGGTCTCGTCGGCCGCGATTCGAAGATTCCCCAAAAAGACCTCGTCGATATCAGTAGCATGGAAAAGAGCTTTAAAACGGCGGAGATGGTTTGGGTTCCTAATCGGAACGGAATCTTCTTAAACATCGCCGCTGGCTTTGCCGAGGGACTGGGTGCCGATATGATTATCCCGGGATTTAATGCCGAGGAAGCGGCGACGTTTCCCGACAATACGCGCGAATATGCCAAGGCTCTCGATCAAGCGTTTGCGTTTTCCACCCAAAATCAAGTGAAAGTGGTTTGTTACACTCAAGATATGCAAAAGCCCGAAATCGTGTGCTGGGGATTAGAGATGGGCTTAGACTTAAATGCCCTGTGGCCCTGCTATTTTGGGGGTGAGCAGTGGTGCGGAGAGTGTGAATCGTGTCAGCGTTTTGATCGCGCTCGTCGCGCGGCAGGTGTATTATGATGAAGACATTATTTGTTGAGAAAAACTTCCTTTATTCCGGCGAGCAACTGAAGCCACTCAATAATTACATGGAATTTGGCGTGCTCGGCACGTCGATCGTTTCCTGGGTTGGCCCTTGCAATGTTCCTTTCGATCACATGATCGATGGAGAAGATGTTCGCGCCCAAAGCCAAATCTGCGGTGAGCAGATGGTTCATTTCATCATTGAGGCCTTTGATTTTCCTCTCAAGGGAGCGGTGGTGCTGCAGAGGCTGATGGCCGAAATGACCATCGACATCTTAAAAAGCCAAAGCCCACTCGCGCAAAATCTAAAACGCCAGGGCGATGATATTTATTGGGAGAAGAAGAAGCTCAATATTTCTATAGCCACTTTGTCACCTCAATCTTCGTTGATTCACTTTGCAGTGAACGTCAGTAATGAAGGTACTCCGGTGCCGACCTCAGCCCTCAAGGACTTTTCTGTGGAGCCTCGGGCGTTCGCTCAGGAGCTGATGGAAAAGGTCGCCGCTGAATATGGTGATATTATCGAAGCGTCGCAAAAGGTTCGAACGTTTTAATGCTTTAGCGATTTCTCGGCCCACCAGTATCCTAATAAGAGAGTGAGGGACGAGAGACAAAACATGAGAAGGCTTCCCATCAAAACGATAAAGTAATCCGAAAATGTATACTCGACCTTCAGGTAAGAGAAGATCATGGCCTGCTTGATTTGGGGAGTTTCGAAGATCTGCTGAGACGTCATAATGTGTTTTTCGTTTTTCATATCAAAGCCTCGACCACTTTCAATCCCCTCAATAAAAACATCTCGAAGTGCATCTTGCTCTTCAGGATTGAGGGTCGAAAAAATAATCTGGTACTCGTAGTTCTGCTCTTCAACAAAAGTGATATCCGCTTGAGTGACTCCTGCAAAAGCCTTGAGAGACTTCATTTCGAAAACCGAGGTCACGATATAGATTTTGTCGGACTCTAGGTCTCCAGGGATTTCGGTGGATTTGTCAAACCAGTAGGTCATCATGTGTTGCTGGTTGAAAAGCGAGAAGTAACGGTCTCCTTTTTTTTGCGGGAAAATCAACGGCGTTTGGTGCTTCATGATTTCTGAAGTGTAAAGATCTTTAAGTTTTCCATCGCTTTGGAGTTCACCCACATAGGCGATCATCATAGAGTCATAAAGCAGTTTTTTATATTTGGGATCGAGGTTCTTCTTTTCGGTGGTGATGACCAGTCTTCGCTGCTGTAAAGCGTTCATCCAAAGGTATCGACTCATCATGGCCGTTTTGGCGGTGAGTTGTTGAAACCACACCCGGTTTTTATCGTAGAGATGATAGCGCATGGAAATCGCGGTTAAACCCACAAAAAACACGACGTTAACGGCGATACAAAATCGGAACACTTTTTTACGAAAGGTCATAGTCAATTCAGCGTGGGTTAAGGCTATTTTGGAGTCAAGAGGATTGACTTCATTAGTGATTTAGAGGATTTATTCCAGGAAAACCATTTTTTAAATGACATAATACGAGGGAAATATGACGCCTAGAGTAAGAGAGATCCTAAGCTGGTATGGTTCAGACAATCCAGGTGTGCTCACCAATATGGCACGCGTTCTTAACCACGGACGCTTAGCCGGAACTGGTAAGGTTGTGATTCTCCCCGTGGATCAAGGGTTCGAGCATGGCCCCGCCCGTAGTTTTGCTAAAAATCCCGATGGCTATGACCCGATCTATCACGCCACTCTTGCTGTGGAGTCGGGCTGCAGTGCTTATGCCGCTCCCTTGGGTTTTATCGAGGCCATCGCCCGTGATTTCGCCGGGGACATTCCGTTAATCCTTAAAATTAATAATTCAGATTCTTTGTTCAAAACGAAAGCCCCTTGTTCCGCTTTGACGTCCTCCGTGGACGATGCGCTTCGTTTAGGATGTGTGGGAATCGGGTTTACGATCTACCCGGGCAGTGAAGAGCGAAAAGCCATGTACGAGGAGATCGCTGCGGCTTCCAGCTACGCCAAAGAAAAGGGTTTGTTAGTTGTCATCTGGGCTTATGCACGCGGTGAGTTTATCAGTAAGGAAGGCGAGACGGCCATTGATGTGATTGCTTACTGTGCTCAAATCGCAGCTCAATTGGGCGCTCATTTTATTAAAGTGAAGCCTCCTACAGCTCACATCGAGCAAGAGGAAGCGAAAAAAGTTTATAAAGAACAACAGATCTTAGTCGAAAAGCTTTCCGATCGTATTCGTCACGTCATTGAAGCGTCCTTTAATGGTCGTCGCGTTGTTATTTTTAGTGGTGGCGAAGCAAAGAGCACAGAAGAGATTTTGAAAGAAGTGCGTGGGCTGGCGGAGGGCGGTGCCTTTGGTAGCATTATGGGAAGAAACGCTTTCCAGCGCCCCAAAAAAGAAGCTATCGCGTTGTTACATCAAGTGATGGATACATTCGTCGGAAAAATCTAAGGAACTAAATTGAAAAGTGTGGCAACGGAGAAAATGTGAGCGATTCGATCAACGATAATCCAATTCGAGCGGAAAAACGTCGTAAGTTAAATGTTCTTAGAGAGAACAAATACGATCCGTATCCTCATAACTTTAAACGCACTTCTACGATCGAACCTATCAAGACGAAATTTGCCGAGATCGCCACCGGCGAGGCTCTTAAAGAGAATGTTTATAAAATTGCAGGTCGATTGATGACCAAGCGCCCGATGGGGAAAGCTGCATTTTTTAACGTGCAAGATCAGTCGGGAAACATTCAGTGTTATTTAAAAATTGCTGAACTCGATCCACAAAGCCAACTGGCCTTTGACAACATCGACATTGGCGATATTGTTGGAATCGAGGGGTTTGTTTTTAAAACTCAAAAGGGTGAGTTGTCTTTGCACTGCCAATCGTTTGCGGTTCTTTGTAAGACTCTTGAGCCCCTGCCAGAAAAGTTCCACGGTCTCCAAGATGTGGAGATGAAGTATCGTTATCGTCATCTTGACCTTATTATGGATCCCGAAAGCCGCAAGGTGTTTGAGCGCCGCTCGAAAATTATTGCAGAGATTCGTAGTTTTTTAAATCACCGTGGGTTTCTCGAAGTGGAAACGCCAGTTCTTCAGCCCATTTATGGGGGTGCCGCGGCTTTTCCGTTTTCGACCCATCACCGCGCTCTCGATATGAAACTGTTTTTAAAGATCAGTCCCGAGCTCTATTTAAAGCGCCTTATCGTCGGTGGTTTTGAAAAGGTCTACGAGATCGGTAAGAACTTTCGCAACGAAGGGATCGATCGAACGCACAATCCTGAGTTCACCATGTTGGAATGGTATGAGGCGTACACGGACTATCAAGATCAAATGAAGCAGTTCGAAGAATTGATTTCGCACTTGGCTTTAAAAGTGACCGGTTCAATGAAGGTTGTTTATCAAGAAAAAGAGATTGATTTTACTCCGCCCTGGAGACGTCTCACGGTGTATGATGGAGTGCGCGAGTATGCCGGCATTGATCCTGAAAAAGCGACCGTGGACGAGCTTTATGCGAAAGCTAAAGAGCTTGGCACCGAGAAGAAGAAAGGTAGCCATGGCGAAATGGTGATGGAAGTTTTTGGATTAGCGGCAGAGCCACAACTTTGGAATCCAACCTTCGTGATGGATTTCCCGAAAGACATTTCGCCGCTAACGAAAAAACACCGCTCGGTCGAAGGATTAGTGGAGCGCTTTGAGCCCATCTGTGCCGGGATGGAAATTGGAAACTCCTACTCGGAGTTGAACGACCCGGAAGACCAGCTGGATCGTCTCAAAGAGCAAGAAGCCAAGCGCGTGGTGGACGAAGAGGCCCAACCGATGGACAAAGATTTTATTCACGCGATCGACGTGGGTATGCCTCCGACGGGCGGCGTAGGGATTGGGATTGAGCGCATCGTTATGCTTCTGACAGATCGACCAAGTATTAGGGACATCTTGTTCTTTCCGACGATGAAGCATAAGGACTAATCATGCAGCTGTTGGGTGTTGTTTTCTGGGGGTCTTTGTTATTCGTAGTGGGTTGCGCGCAGGCGCCGACTCTCATTTCGGAGTCC
The nucleotide sequence above comes from Bdellovibrionales bacterium. Encoded proteins:
- the secF gene encoding protein translocase subunit SecF, with translation MSIKNHVFKIDFMGLAPIMGFISGALVIASIALIAIKGFKYGIDFAGGTEMQLQFPQAPDIAKIRSSLEGVGLPGATVQSFGEKNEVLIRMQQPQGKDAVETNRLNQEMVTKTTQVLQKEAGLPEDGVRRVDSVGPQVGSELKTQAMLATLYSLLMILVYVGLRFDFRYAPGAVFCLFHDAIITLGIYVVLGREVNVQVLAGVLTLIGYSLNDTLVNFDFIRNNEPIYKDKGFNFVINKSVNEALVRTILTSLTTFISATCLYIFGTGAIEELAFTLMVGVVIGSYSTIYIASPMILMTDKFLKKVTG
- the recJ gene encoding single-stranded-DNA-specific exonuclease RecJ, with product MITEWRQREVLSTTDLPYTGALKDFFLARGFSSSEAIDQFLNFQLKDLRDPLSIIDMQKAVDRLVDAFKKQETICIYADFDMDGTPGLALVLDGLSQLGFKNLIPIQPDRHKDGYGFHTHIVEKIIQEHRASLFVTVDLGITDVLTVEAANAKGVDVIITDHHQEAEQLPRAIAVVNPNRKDCTSGLGHLCGTGVGFYLIMALRRELKNQGLLEKDFDVKTLLDCFAIATLADMVPVIYENRILVKHGLQVLQNTKRFGLKVLLEALQLSEKKLSSSDVTIRFVPKLNALTRLESEIKPIDVFLVNDPSKALAMVERVLATNQQRVKIMAACEKALQNNLEKDEADRFVWSWSKEFHKGVIGLLATQIVKRKQKPAFIGTLTAAGKIVGSARTPEENPISVLEPLKFASATLTKFGGHPAAAGFELLPENAEAFRNKLEEFFSSVDLTNENRVLTYDFSSTYGEIRQFMSWWDKLEPFGQHFSPPLIHLKDVEVTQLRELKGGHLRLTLRSEKSESFEAMWFGASTEDRVRIFGDEATAKKITLLVEPQWNEYMGTRRVQLLIKDLKSL
- the queC gene encoding 7-cyano-7-deazaguanine synthase QueC; amino-acid sequence: MKSSVVLLSAGLDSTVNLLQALRETTVKMVITFDYGQRAAEQEISRARKLCEKHQLPHRVVDLSFFQKFSQKSGLVGRDSKIPQKDLVDISSMEKSFKTAEMVWVPNRNGIFLNIAAGFAEGLGADMIIPGFNAEEAATFPDNTREYAKALDQAFAFSTQNQVKVVCYTQDMQKPEIVCWGLEMGLDLNALWPCYFGGEQWCGECESCQRFDRARRAAGVL
- a CDS encoding DUF366 family protein, producing MMKTLFVEKNFLYSGEQLKPLNNYMEFGVLGTSIVSWVGPCNVPFDHMIDGEDVRAQSQICGEQMVHFIIEAFDFPLKGAVVLQRLMAEMTIDILKSQSPLAQNLKRQGDDIYWEKKKLNISIATLSPQSSLIHFAVNVSNEGTPVPTSALKDFSVEPRAFAQELMEKVAAEYGDIIEASQKVRTF
- a CDS encoding class I fructose-bisphosphate aldolase gives rise to the protein MTPRVREILSWYGSDNPGVLTNMARVLNHGRLAGTGKVVILPVDQGFEHGPARSFAKNPDGYDPIYHATLAVESGCSAYAAPLGFIEAIARDFAGDIPLILKINNSDSLFKTKAPCSALTSSVDDALRLGCVGIGFTIYPGSEERKAMYEEIAAASSYAKEKGLLVVIWAYARGEFISKEGETAIDVIAYCAQIAAQLGAHFIKVKPPTAHIEQEEAKKVYKEQQILVEKLSDRIRHVIEASFNGRRVVIFSGGEAKSTEEILKEVRGLAEGGAFGSIMGRNAFQRPKKEAIALLHQVMDTFVGKI
- the lysS gene encoding lysine--tRNA ligase produces the protein MSDSINDNPIRAEKRRKLNVLRENKYDPYPHNFKRTSTIEPIKTKFAEIATGEALKENVYKIAGRLMTKRPMGKAAFFNVQDQSGNIQCYLKIAELDPQSQLAFDNIDIGDIVGIEGFVFKTQKGELSLHCQSFAVLCKTLEPLPEKFHGLQDVEMKYRYRHLDLIMDPESRKVFERRSKIIAEIRSFLNHRGFLEVETPVLQPIYGGAAAFPFSTHHRALDMKLFLKISPELYLKRLIVGGFEKVYEIGKNFRNEGIDRTHNPEFTMLEWYEAYTDYQDQMKQFEELISHLALKVTGSMKVVYQEKEIDFTPPWRRLTVYDGVREYAGIDPEKATVDELYAKAKELGTEKKKGSHGEMVMEVFGLAAEPQLWNPTFVMDFPKDISPLTKKHRSVEGLVERFEPICAGMEIGNSYSELNDPEDQLDRLKEQEAKRVVDEEAQPMDKDFIHAIDVGMPPTGGVGIGIERIVMLLTDRPSIRDILFFPTMKHKD